In the Silene latifolia isolate original U9 population chromosome 1, ASM4854445v1, whole genome shotgun sequence genome, AGTAAGTATTATGTAAATATTtgattaacttgtaattaggtAACCTTGTTTTTAATAGTTTAgctacttgtttttttttttcttgaagggaaaaaaaaaagtagCTAAACTACGTATTAAAAAGAAAATTACCTAATTACAAAATTTATCTTGGGAACATAGTAAGGCAGGGGCGTCTCAAACTTTTGGGAGGTCCTGTGCCAGATAGTCAATGTGGCCCATAAAATTGTTTGTTATTAAACTAGTATGTTGTTTTTGCATTCATTTTTAACGATAATACTTACGGAAGGCATGGATGAATATTTATTTCGCCGCCACTCTCTATTTATTAGGCATAATTTGtgccattacccactttattaagATACTACTATCCATTGCGCCTAATAGTTTTGAAACTCATAATATTGTGAATCTAAAATGATACTAGGTGGAGCACATTCTcttttaaaaaaaacaaatattTTAAATATGTGTTAAATAAGTAAATAATTTTTTCCTAACTCATTCATATGAAAATGAGTGATGAATTTAAATCGCGTTCTTTTAATTTTGTAAAGCGTGATGGTAATAAGGCCGCCCATCGCTTGTCTCATTACACTCCGCCCAAAGATGATTGCTGAATGTTGACAGTGTATGATTGTATCCATCGATTTTATGTCGGCTTTTATTTACTTAATTAATACTTTgtagctgccaaaaaaaaaaaaaaaaaattaatacttCGTATAGATATCTCTTTCCTAAAGAAAAAAGAGCATAGAAGGATAAAATACATACAATACATCAATAGAAATTAACCTCTCCTAATTATGTAAAGCTAAGAGCAAATTAATTGCATTACAAAAAGGGAAAATTGAATtgtttctaatctaataaaattaTACGGTAACCAACATGAGTAAATAAATGACATTATATACGCAACATTTACGTATCCTACATAGGttgaatttcatttttttttgaaatttatatTGTATTTTGTAACTTGTATGTATTTGTACAATTGTACTCTTTATATCGTATTGGATCTACAATCTAATCAGAGACGTTAAACTTACGCTATAGCAAATGAATAAACAAGCTCGTAACAATCCACAACCACCATATCGACAATCCAAACACTCCACGACAACCACCAGCACCGCAACTCGAACTCTtttccgactccaacaacgaacCATAATCAAAACTCGGGTTCGACCCATACAAAGCCTGTACACCTTCCACGTCATCAATACGAAGGTCCACTTTCCGACTCCTAGCCCTCAAACTCGGATACATAATAGCATCCTTAACTTTAGAATGAGCAAGTCCAAGCACGTGACCAATCTCGTGCGTAACCACTGATTCTAAATCAACGGCTACTTTTGATTTCTCCGTGTCGAAATCGACGGCCCACGTTTCATCTCCGTCTAAATGTAATCTCCCATTTTCCGGACTAAATGCGTGTCCTAAAACACCTAATACACCATCGAACGGCTCTCCGTCACCATGGTCTCCTTTAAAAAACCCGATTTTAATCTCGGCCGTATAATAATTCTCCACTTCAGTAAAATTTACGGGTATTACAATCGACCAGCGCTTAAAAGCGCGTTTAAATACCGATTTTATTTCCTTCTCggttatataattaattaaatgatTTTTATCAAACGCGTATGTTAGTGTCATAGCCTTCATGGGCTTTTTAGCCTCCACCCACCGCGGTCGTCCAGCGAAATACGCGAAACGACGCGTTTCGCTTACGAAGCGGTGGGTGTTGTCGTCGTGGCCGCACCTCGGCGACATGATTACGTCGATTGTGTCCCTATCGAGTTTTCCGGTGACCGGTAACCCGAGGTTGCGCTGGTAGCTTAAAATGGCGGATTCTAACTCGGTGTCGAAGTCGTCGGAGAAGTTCGCCGGTGACGGAGGTAGGTAGCCGAAACGGTGGAAGTAGTGTTTGAGATTGCCAATTCCGGTGACACGTGTGCCTTTTTTGAGGTTTGCGAGTTTCGAGAAATGGTGCCAGGTGGCGGGAAATACTAGTATCGGATAAAGTAAGAAAGAGAAAAAGATGACGGATATGGATAACGGTAAGTGCATGGTTTCGGGATTATACGACTGAGTTAGTTATGTTGGGAGTTGTGTCAAATGTGttgtatatataatatataaataaataaattagggtttagaaaataaaataaaaataaaaaagggtGGTGAAAGAATGTGAGGAGAGAAAGGAGAAAGATTGTGCATGGTAGTGTATATATGTAATGAAAACATGCTTCCTTAACTGGTCTCTTAGATGATCTACTCGTGTAGATTATGACTCCTAAAAATATAGTAAATGCTTACCTAAAATGAAATAGAAAAATGATACTCCGTAACTAACTTAATTCGGAATTAGGAAAATAGGACACTTTTCTAAACCGAGTAGACTAAAATTTAGGAAACAACATAATCAAATGAAGAATGGGTGGGTCAACTAATGTGGTGGctttttattaattttatagTTTGGGATTATGAGTTGATGTTATATTGCGTTAACGGTATTATataatcttatctatataaaacCAAAAACATTTCAAGCTTTCTCCTTAAGCCACCTCATTACatacatatttttatttttatttttttaaagaaatgtgggacccatcgaaaataaatCTGGAATTAATTGCTGAAAAACTTCTATGTTTACGTTTTAGACGTAAATTTTTACGTTTATGTTTTCTACACGTAAATATTAGCGAATAATAACgaataataaataatttaaaacTAAATAATTCAGCCCAAAATATTTTACTAATAAATTACAATATATTGCACCAATGGTTAAAAATTCAACCCAAATTTTACTacaataataaattacaataatcaCTAAAATAAAGTACGAAAAAAATACATCAACTGATTCAATCAATTTTGTTACAAAAATACTAAatactaaattaatttttaaattAAGTGTAAATGGAGtaagaaattaaagaacatactAAATTTTCCTTTTTAAAAAATTTAATATACTTTATACCatgttttaatataatttttctaTGTTAGATATAATTTTTCTATAAGACATGCATATTGTTTTATATGCATTGCATTTAATATACTTTATACCATGTTTTAATACTgatttaaaaatattaattatttACGACAATGTTCATAAAaatatacccgtgcaattttgcacgggttgaaaactaGTATTGTCATATATCGTAATCAGAATAATACGAGTATGATGGAATAAGTTATATTTATGTATTTTGGTAACGTGTCCTAATTTCTTACTCTGGTCAGTATTATCTAGCACAAACTTATAAAAAAGAGAAGAATGATGAAGTAATCAACTTttgtataataattaaatataagtaaaATAATAAGTTGTTTGATTTAGCTCATCTGAATTAGTTATTAGTTGACCTAATTAAAACGACACCATTGAAAAGTGACAGTTTCTTTGTTCGTTAGTTTTAGGAGGATGAATCTTAGATTGAATAGATTCTTATGTGCTTAAATATAGAAACACTTTTTTGTACGTGTAGGTTTTATTTTACGTGTTTTGAAGCAGAAGTGAACTTGTTGATCACGTAGTATCCATGCATACGATGATCGGATTATCATTTTTTTGAGAGAATATAAAGAATAAGGAAATTTTGAAACAGTTTGTATCTGATCTCTTAAGACGAGTATATCCGTTTTAAATGGAAATGAGTTAACTATAACTTCATTATTTGGATAGAGATGAGACAAAGTATTTTTATAGTTCCTAGACAttatgcttttgtcttatcta is a window encoding:
- the LOC141642893 gene encoding metalloendoproteinase 1-MMP-like; translated protein: MHLPLSISVIFFSFLLYPILVFPATWHHFSKLANLKKGTRVTGIGNLKHYFHRFGYLPPSPANFSDDFDTELESAILSYQRNLGLPVTGKLDRDTIDVIMSPRCGHDDNTHRFVSETRRFAYFAGRPRWVEAKKPMKAMTLTYAFDKNHLINYITEKEIKSVFKRAFKRWSIVIPVNFTEVENYYTAEIKIGFFKGDHGDGEPFDGVLGVLGHAFSPENGRLHLDGDETWAVDFDTEKSKVAVDLESVVTHEIGHVLGLAHSKVKDAIMYPSLRARSRKVDLRIDDVEGVQALYGSNPSFDYGSLLESEKSSSCGAGGCRGVFGLSIWWLWIVTSLFIHLL